A DNA window from Longimicrobium sp. contains the following coding sequences:
- a CDS encoding CsgG/HfaB family protein, with translation MSQTQPPRAPAHPAGTPPRPARRARAALLAGLVTAGACAGATPPQAGPTAEIPALEARVQRQPDDVQSAVRLGAAYREAGRLDDARRVLDDAHVRAPRDDGATLFLGLTCEDQGDLDCARRVYESYARTGASRRMRTELRGRLALLDRRAREAEVRQAVTREGALAGAEPRPNSVAVFPFRADSADRSLRPLERALAEFLSTDLAVTGRLEVLERARVQQLLDEIGLAESGRVDPATAARGGRLLGAGSVVQGHIGGTQEALELEVRVARVTAGGAQPAGEPMGQRGGAQGLFEMQKGLALSIHRQLGVELTPAERERVLSRPTENLQAVLAYGRGLEAADAGDFAQAATHFMQAATLDPGFAAAQQQAQASAAAARAGGVTTTQLARMAGAELSPDAALVQVERLVPGAGTRDAAAEATGREGFRDAAARVEFIIRRP, from the coding sequence GTGTCGCAGACGCAGCCCCCTCGCGCGCCCGCCCACCCCGCGGGCACCCCGCCGCGCCCAGCCCGCCGCGCGCGCGCCGCGCTGCTGGCCGGGCTCGTCACCGCCGGCGCGTGCGCCGGGGCCACGCCGCCGCAGGCCGGGCCCACCGCGGAGATCCCCGCGCTGGAAGCGCGCGTGCAGCGCCAGCCGGACGACGTGCAGTCGGCCGTGCGGCTGGGGGCGGCGTACCGCGAGGCCGGGCGCCTGGACGACGCGCGGCGAGTGCTGGACGACGCCCACGTCCGCGCCCCCCGCGACGACGGCGCCACCCTCTTCCTGGGGCTCACCTGCGAGGACCAGGGCGACCTGGACTGCGCGCGCCGCGTCTACGAATCGTACGCGCGCACCGGCGCCTCGCGGCGGATGCGCACGGAGCTTCGCGGACGGCTGGCGCTGCTGGACCGGCGGGCTCGCGAGGCGGAGGTGCGCCAGGCCGTCACCCGCGAGGGAGCGCTGGCCGGCGCTGAGCCGCGGCCGAACAGCGTGGCCGTGTTCCCCTTCCGCGCCGACTCCGCGGACAGGAGCCTGCGGCCGCTGGAGCGCGCCCTGGCGGAGTTCCTCTCCACCGACCTGGCCGTCACGGGGCGGCTGGAGGTGCTGGAGCGCGCCCGCGTGCAGCAGCTTCTTGACGAGATCGGCCTGGCGGAGTCCGGACGCGTGGATCCCGCCACCGCCGCGCGCGGCGGGCGGCTTCTGGGGGCCGGCAGCGTGGTGCAGGGGCACATCGGCGGGACTCAGGAGGCGCTGGAGCTGGAGGTGCGCGTGGCGCGGGTGACCGCAGGCGGTGCGCAGCCGGCCGGCGAGCCCATGGGGCAGCGTGGCGGCGCGCAGGGGCTGTTCGAGATGCAAAAGGGGCTGGCGCTCTCCATCCACCGGCAGCTGGGGGTGGAGCTGACCCCCGCGGAGCGCGAGCGGGTGCTGAGCCGGCCCACGGAGAACCTGCAGGCGGTACTGGCCTACGGGCGCGGGCTGGAGGCGGCGGACGCGGGCGACTTCGCCCAGGCGGCCACCCACTTCATGCAGGCGGCCACACTGGACCCCGGCTTCGCGGCCGCGCAGCAGCAGGCCCAGGCCTCCGCCGCGGCCGCACGCGCGGGGGGCGTGACCACCACGCAGCTCGCCCGCATGGCCGGCGCGGAGCTGTCGCCCGACGCGGCGCTGGTGCAGGTGGAGCGGCTGGTACCCGGCGCCGGCACGCGCGACGCCGCCGCCGAGGCGACCGGAAGGGAGGGCTTCCGCGATGCGGCGGCCCGTGTGGAGTTCATCATTCGACGTCCATAG